In Armatimonadota bacterium, the genomic stretch CTACTGGTGGAAACGGAAACATCAACCAAGGAAAGAGTGCTACCAGCGTCACCGAGCCTGCCGGAGTCTTTGTCTTCGGAGATACCTACGATACTCCGCGTGCAACCGTTGGGATCGGATTTGCAGGCGACCAGTGGACTGGCTTTGGGAACACCACTCTTCGCTACGGCGGTTCCTTCAACTATGCATTCTTGGACGGACACGCAAAGGCACTTAAAGTAAAAGGCGGCATTCTTCCGGGGGCGTTCGGACAAGCCGCCACTGGCGGACGTTGGATCATGCCAAGCGATCACGTTCGCTTTGCAGGTGCGTTCTGTTCGGATCCAGATGCGATCATTCAACCGGAGGATGGGACGACATCTAATCTGGTTACGTCGCCTCGCCCACCGGCTCTGGCCTGCAATGCCTACGCACAGTGGGTTGTTGACAACACCAACACTCCTTGTGTCGGTAACGCAATCGGCACGGCTTGCCGCTTTGCAAACTAAGTCTATTAGAGTTATGCAGTTAATCGCTGCGTAACTCCAATGCCTCTGCTTTAAGCCCGCTCATTGAGCGGGCGTTTTCTTAACTACTTCATAATAGTATGTAAACGTTCTGTTAATATACTGAGGGAACAATTGTTTGGGAGAAATCTTATGCGAAAAGCATTTACACTAATTGAGCTACTCGTCGTCATCGCGATTATCGCGATCCTCGCCGCTATCCTGTTCCCAGTCTTCGCCCAGGCGAAAGCTGCTGCAAAGAAGACGGCTGCCCTGAGCAACGCAAAGAACATTGGAACCGCTTCGATGATTTACGCTTCGGACGCAGACGATCGATTCCCATCCGTTTTCGACGGCGGCAACGGTGGAGATCCCATCCGAACCATGGATCCATACATCAAGAACCTTGATATCTGGTCGCAGTACCGACAGAACAAGGATAAGATCACCCGAAATGCCGACGGTTCGATCAACTATGGTAACAACGACATCGGTTACAACTGGGGTTGGGAAATCCGCGGTGCCGAAGCCATGTTGAATGAAGAAAAGTGCACAGGCGGCGGAGCTGTCCAGGGTTGTTCAACTGGTCGATACAACACAGGTAAGTCGAACTCCGAGATGGCAAATCCTGCGTCTCTGTACGCCTTCGGTAACACCTACGACACCCCTCGCCAAACGATGGGCGGAATCGGCTGGTTCTTCGACGATTATCCCGGCGGTCTCAACGCTAACAGCCGAAACAGCGGTATCTACTTCGGTGGAAGCATCGTTACCTCGTTCGCCGATGGGCACGCTAAGTCGGTCGCTTGGAAGGGCGGTTATGTTGCGGCATTCGGCGAATATGTTGGATCACCAAAGAACTTCAACGACCGAGTCAACGGCTACTGCGCTGACCCAGATGCAAGAATCAATCCGTTCCCTCGCTCGGGCTTCCCGCTCGGATCGATGGTTTGCCGAGACTTCCTTGCGTTCCCAGAAGCAACCGGAGTCACTTGGTGGAGAGACTGATCCGTCTCGCAATCATAGCTACCTTGGTTTTCCTAGTAGGCTGCCAAGGTGGCGAAGAGACCAAGCCAGAAGCTCCCGCCTCTCAGGAAGCGGCAAAAACGGCTGCCGGAAATTGGACTCCCGAACAGCAAAAGATTTTTGCTGAGGAGAACAAGAAAGCCAGAACTGGACAAGATTCTGGAACTGGCGGAGCTCCAACTGGAGTTGGTAAGTAAAAAAGTGGGCACCCAACAGGTGCCCACTTTTTCTGTCAATCGAATGAAGCGAATAAACAGAAGCAAAGAAATTATTAGTCATGGAAACTTCTCAGAATCGAATAAATGTTTCATTTCTCTTTGCACTCACAGCAACCATCCTTGCAAGTGTCTGCATTTCGGGATGCCAGGGCGAGCCGGAAGTTGTCGAGACTCAGGCATCAAAAGACATGGCTGCCTCCGCGGCTTCAGCATGGACACCAGAAAAGATCAAGATTTTTGCAGCCGAAAACAAAAAAGCGCGTGCTGGACTCGACAAGTAATTTGAAAGGACTTGGGTTCTGGCCGTCGGATGTTTCTTGGGATGCATCCGTCTTTGAACATTATTCAAGTCTTAATCATTTGCAAACATTCTGTTAATACACTGAATGAATAGTAGTAGTGGGAGTTTCCTTATGCGTAAAGCATTTACATTAATCGAGCTACTCGTCGTCATCGCAATCATCGCGATCCTCGCCGCTATCCTGTTCCCGGTCTTCGCCCAAGCATAAGCAGCCGCCAAACACACGACCAACCTTTCCAGCGTGAAGAACATCGCGACCGCGACGATGATCTACGCTTCCGACTCGGACGACGCTTTCCTCTGCGAATTCAATAACGACTCGCTGAACGACTACGGCGAATGGCAGTGGTTCCTCCAGCCTTACATGAAGAACCGGGATATCGTCTATGACGTGAACCGAACCAGAGGCGGCGGAGATACTTACATCGATCCTAAGGGACGCATGATCGGCTACGCGCCGAACTTCGGAGTTCTCAACTATCGAGGCGGCACCGGAATGTTCGAAGTCGCAACCAGCAACTTCCAAATCTGCCGGACCGGTGGCAACCCCGAGTGCGACAACGGTCGCATGTGGAGAGGAAAGAGCCTCACCTCCTTTGACTCCGCAGCAGAAATGCAGATGTACACCACCACGGCAGACTCGCCAATGTACACCAACGCTTACTACTATCAAACCGAAGACGGTGAGAACAAGGAGCCAAGAAACGGCGGACGATGGGTCAACGGTTTCGTTGACGGACATGCAAAGACCGTTTTCTACGGCGCATACACCGTTCCTTCTCTCGGAAACGCATACATTCAAATGCCAAAGAGCATTGTGGATGCCCACCGATACTGCGCGAACGCAACCGTCACGGAAGGCGAGTCTGCCGATGCTGGCGGATTCCCAACCGTTGGTATGCGATGTGTGGATATCAACGCGCTCCTCATTGCCAGCCGAGTCGCGAAGTAATGACGAAAGGCATCGCAATCGCAATCGCCCTGATCTGCACCCTCGGGTGCGGATCGGGCGAGGAAGCCGGAGTTACCAAAGGCGAAACCTCCGCCAAAGAGGCTCAGACTCAGCTCGACAACTCGATGACCAAGGAACAGCAAGAGCAGTTCAAACAGAACGCAAGCGGATTCAATCCGAAGAACGCTCCGAAGTAGTGCTCAGCATTGCCTGAAAAGCCACAATCGCTCCCGCAACGTGTACGTTGAGGGAGCGACCTTTTCCAGCCATTGGAATAAACACCGCCGCCGAGCACTTCTTCATCACCGAACCGTACACGCCTGCCCCCTCGTTTCCGAGCACCAAGCAGGTTTGAGTTGGATATTCAAACGACAAGTAGTGGGATGCCTCATCGGCAACCTCCACAGCAACCAAGGTGTAGCCCGCGTCAACCGCCTTGTTGCAAGCCTCCAAGTGATTCTCGATGTGCAACCAAGGCACCTTTCGATGGGCTCCCATCGAAGTCACTGCCACCAAGGGCGAGTTTTCTGGCGTCGGAGTCTTACCTGTCAGCAAAATTTGAGTGGCGCCACAGGCGTCGGCAACCCGAAACATCCCTCCGACGTTATAGCCATCCTCCCAATCCTGAAGCAGAAACACAAGATCAACGCCCGACGACTCGTACTCTTTAAAAAGCTTCCGAATACCGGCCTTCTTTCGTATCTGCTTCATGGAATAGCAATAGTACACTGAGAGCGCGATGCAAAGGGGCTACGATGTCATCTTTCAAGACCGCACTCTCGGTGCGCTCCTCATCTGCGCCGGGCTCCTCTTTACAACTGCTGTTTGCGTCTGGGGTGCTCTCTTTTTCCAGAAGAAGATCAAAGAGGACAGCGAGATGCGCCGCAAGTTTCGGCGCGAGAATCGCCCCCCAAAGTAAAAACACTGGCTTTTCCCTTCTTGCGATGTTCCTCGCAATTCTCATAGTCTGTAGCACGGGCCCAAAGCGGAAGCACAATCACGGAGGTCGTAATCACGGCCCTTCCGGTGTGTATGAAACTCTTCGTTAGGCAGAAAAGGAAAGGGCAAGGATTCACGATTGTCGAGGTGATGGTCGCGCTTTTGATTCTGGGAATCAGCTCGGTGACCGTCCTTGGGATGTCGATGATGTCCACCAAGATGGCGAAGCAGAATGAGATTCGCTCGACCGTTCAATCAATTGCACGAAGCCAAATCGACCGCTTAGTTGCCGTCTCTCAACAGAACCGCGTCGTGGTGGTCAATCAGCCGATTACCCTGGACGCAGATCTCCAATCGCAACTTCCATCAACGAATCTTTCAGCGACCTACAGCATCAAACCTGTTGCCGGATCAAAGAACCTCCAATCCATCGAAATCATCGTTCGATGGGTTAACCAGGCTGGAAGAAG encodes the following:
- a CDS encoding prepilin-type N-terminal cleavage/methylation domain-containing protein produces the protein MRKAFTLIELLVVIAIIAILAAILFPVFAQAKLAAKKTKSLSNVKNLGTAFQIYLGDNDDVTPSIFGTNNQVLCTNANVAISKSVEGCSNEWWYPIFPYFKTIDLIYSDERTNPDTSFIRNTVFGTKYISAYGYNWGPFGWRGGGLLEKQVVYPRPTGGNGNINQGKSATSVTEPAGVFVFGDTYDTPRATVGIGFAGDQWTGFGNTTLRYGGSFNYAFLDGHAKALKVKGGILPGAFGQAATGGRWIMPSDHVRFAGAFCSDPDAIIQPEDGTTSNLVTSPRPPALACNAYAQWVVDNTNTPCVGNAIGTACRFAN
- a CDS encoding prepilin-type N-terminal cleavage/methylation domain-containing protein, with amino-acid sequence MRKAFTLIELLVVIAIIAILAAILFPVFAQAKAAAKKTAALSNAKNIGTASMIYASDADDRFPSVFDGGNGGDPIRTMDPYIKNLDIWSQYRQNKDKITRNADGSINYGNNDIGYNWGWEIRGAEAMLNEEKCTGGGAVQGCSTGRYNTGKSNSEMANPASLYAFGNTYDTPRQTMGGIGWFFDDYPGGLNANSRNSGIYFGGSIVTSFADGHAKSVAWKGGYVAAFGEYVGSPKNFNDRVNGYCADPDARINPFPRSGFPLGSMVCRDFLAFPEATGVTWWRD
- a CDS encoding prepilin-type N-terminal cleavage/methylation domain-containing protein, giving the protein MRKAFTLIELLVVIAIIAILAAILFPVFAQA
- a CDS encoding TrmH family RNA methyltransferase, whose translation is MKQIRKKAGIRKLFKEYESSGVDLVFLLQDWEDGYNVGGMFRVADACGATQILLTGKTPTPENSPLVAVTSMGAHRKVPWLHIENHLEACNKAVDAGYTLVAVEVADEASHYLSFEYPTQTCLVLGNEGAGVYGSVMKKCSAAVFIPMAGKGRSLNVHVAGAIVAFQAMLSTTSERSSD
- a CDS encoding type II secretion system protein codes for the protein MKLFVRQKRKGQGFTIVEVMVALLILGISSVTVLGMSMMSTKMAKQNEIRSTVQSIARSQIDRLVAVSQQNRVVVVNQPITLDADLQSQLPSTNLSATYSIKPVAGSKNLQSIEIIVRWVNQAGRSNTAMSTVSVGKTFSSVVNADWIQDPWNPHPIDQLFYTPPPPPPPPPSTTGTSSSGSSGSSGSSGSSGSSGSSGSSGSSGSSGSSGSSGSSGSTGSPPPPSGFNLGGGNKWK